The genomic window CTTTTGCAACAAAATAAAAATAATAGGAGGAATTTACTGATGTCAAACACAATACTTACAACTTCTGTATCTGCTGTAGGGGGACGTGAAGGAAGAGTAGAGTCACCAGATGGCGTGATTAAGTTAGACGTAGCTATGCCAGGTACACCGAGAGCAAAGGAGTTGCCACAAGCGACAAATCCAGAGCAACTTTTTGCGGCTGGATACGCAGCATGCTTTGATGGAGCACTCCAGTTTATAGCAAAAAAAGAACAAGTTTCATTTGAATCAGAGGTAACTGCGAATGTTAGTCTTTTAAAGGATGAATCAGATCAAGGCTTTAAATTAGCTGTCACACTAAAGGTAAAGGGAACGGGTATTGATAGAGCAAAGCTAGAAGACCTTGTTCATAAAGCACACAACTTCTGCCCATATTCAAAAGCAACGAGAGGCAATATCGATGTGACACTAGAAATTGTATAGATTAAAAGATGGGTCCTGTCAGTTCATGGCAGGTTTTTTTTTATATTATTGTGCGGGTTGAGTTAGTGTGTGCGTTCTCCTGTCTGTTCAAAGTATCATATCGCTATATCAGAATTTCAGAACATACATAATGTGAAAGCGATATGATATCATTGTTTTAGCGACAACAATCTACGATACATATCCATCCTTTAATGCAATACATACAAACTTCTTAGCTTCATGATGCCAAAGGTTGTTGGTGTTCCAATGCTAACCTAGTTGCATCAATGAGCTTGCAGTGATTAATATTACAATGTTATAACGGGAGGCGCAATCATGTTATTTATCGATAATAAAGGTGTTACAGACCCAAGAATTAATTTAGCGATGGAGGAGTTTGTTCTCAAACATTTAAATGTGGAGAACGAAACGTATTTTCTTTTTTATATTAATGAGCCAAGTATCATTATTGGTAAAAATCAAAATACAATAGAGGAAATTAATACAGACTATGTGGCGGAGCAGAACCTACATGTCGTAAGACGATTATCAGGTGGGGGAGCCGTGTATCATGATTTAGGTAATTTGAATTTCAGTTTTATTACGAAAGACGATGGAGAGAGCTTTCACAATTTTAAAAAATTCACAGAGCCTGTCATACAAGCGCTCCATCAGCTTGGTGTGAACGCTGAACTTAGTGGTAGAAATGATATTCTGGCTGAAGGTCGTAAAATTTCAGGGAACGCTCAGTTCTCCACAAAAGGGAAGATGTTTAGTCACGGTACACTGTTATTCGATTCTGAAATGGAGAACGTAGTGAAGGCATTAAATGTTAAAAAAGATAAAATTGAATCAAAAGGGATTAAATCTGTGCGAAGCAGAGTAGCGAATATTTCCGAATTCCTACAAGAAAAAGTCACGATTTTAGAGTTTCGCCAATTGTTATTAGAGCATATTTTTGGAGGGAAAGACAATATCCAAGAATATGAGTTAACAGCAGAGGATTGGGCTACTATTGAACAGATTTCAAAAGAACGTTATCAAAATTGGGATTGGAATTACGGTAAATCACCGAAATTTAATATACAACATTCTCATCGTTTCCCTGTTGGGCAAATTGATGTGCGTATGGAAGTTACAAAAGGGACTATTAAGGCTTGTACCATCTACGGGGACTTCTTTGGTGTTGGTGATGTAAAGGATATTGAGTCTACATTAATTGGATGCCGTTATGATCGTCAGGCATTGGAAGAAGCATTGCAGGATATAGATGTTAAGCACTACTTCGGCAATATCGAGAAAGACGATTTCATCAAGTTGGTGTACTAAAGGCAGAGTGGGGACGGTTCTCATGCTTCCTTCGCGAGTCGAAGGAAGCACAAGAACCGTCCCCATTTATCTTTCAATTGAATCCATACATAACAGACCAATGTTATTTTTTGTTTCTATTATTAAATGGCCCACTTGTTGGTACTGAAGAGAATCCTTCCATAAAAATGGATCTAAGGTGATTTCGTCTTCTTTTTCATGTCGAATATTGTAATTCTTATCACAATAACGATGAATGGTCTTTCCTTTTCGTTTTAGGCTATTTAATTGGCTAACTTGCTTTAGCATGAATCCCCATATACCAGAAAAACTCATATTTTTTAAAGGGCTACTAGTAAACTGGTGAATGGATAATGTAGAATGGTCAGAAAATATAACGTCTGATTTGACTGCTGCTCCATAGTGAACATCCCCTGATAAAATAATACAAGGTGCAGGATTCCAATTTGACACTTGCTCAAGAAAGCTCGTAAAGCCTTTTCCATTATACTTCCACGCTTCAAAATCAAAGGTTGTATTGACTTGTACGCCTAGTATTTTTAGTGGATACACGTAGTTATGCAATATAGACTCAATGAGACCAAATCCATATACAGGCGTTGGTGACACAATTAATAACGGAGCTCCAGCCTTCCAGTCTTTTTTGAGTTGCTCATGCAACTGCTCCCATTGTGTTGTTTGAACTAATTGTGGAGGACGCGACGTTTCTTCTATTAAACTTCCAATCTTAATTGGCTTTGGTGTATCCTCATAGTTCCTCATCGTTCGAGTATCTAGGAATACAGCTCTAGGAGAAGTAGGAGCAACAAAATACCAATTATTAAAATTCCAAAGCATTTCTGTCCATTTATAATGTAACGATTTTGCATAGCCACTCTGAAGTGTCCTTAAATAGTTGCCTACTACAGACAAAAAGTGACTATCGAATGAGTCAGGAGCATTGCCCCAGCCCTGAAAAACCCAGTATGCTGTCAGTCCATTGGCAATAATATGCTTACCAAGTGGGGACTGCCTGACATTCTTTTGCCAAGTAGCGGTAATATTCCAATCATCCGTTACTTCATGGTCATCAAATATCATGTAAGTAGAGATATTTGCAAGTACACGACGAACAGAATATAGCGACTGTTGAAAGTCAGCCAGCTGTTCCTGTTGTTCAACATAACGTTCTTTTAGGTGTTGTTTCTCTTTTTTATAATGTGTTGGATACAACGACTTATTGTGAAAGGCTACGTACACTTGATTTTTTAAGTAAGCTTCATCAAACGACTTAAATAAGTGTTGCTCATTTGCAAATTCCCAAAGGGCAGGACTCCACGCCATTGCGTACATTGCTGCAAATTCGCCAAGTGTCATTAGATGATTACTTGCAGAAGAGGATGTAAAGTGACACATATGTTTCATAATAAATTGACGACCGTTTATTTGGTTGATGGATGTCGCAAAAGGAGTTTGTTTAAGACGCGGTTCGATTTGCTCAAATGCTTCTTTTCTTCCTATTAAAATATCGCCGATTTGAGAGAGTGCTTGTATGAGAGGAGCCGGCACATCATCCGCATAAATTTGATCTCCCATTAGAAAAAGATTCTGAGGGCGCTTGGATGGATCTGAAACGGATTCCTGAATCATTTCATCGGCTTCAGAAAGCATATCGTTTCCCATACCATGAACTTTCCGACAAGAGCCATATAAAATTCGACTCGTTCTTTCATCTGTTTGAATGATAAAGGTTGGATACTTCATACCCTCGTATACGATACAAGTTGGATTCTCCTCGGAAAGAAGACCTAAATCCCCTAAATCATAATACTTTCTATTCATTAAAAATTTTAAAT from Bacillus sp. HMF5848 includes these protein-coding regions:
- a CDS encoding organic hydroperoxide resistance protein, giving the protein MSNTILTTSVSAVGGREGRVESPDGVIKLDVAMPGTPRAKELPQATNPEQLFAAGYAACFDGALQFIAKKEQVSFESEVTANVSLLKDESDQGFKLAVTLKVKGTGIDRAKLEDLVHKAHNFCPYSKATRGNIDVTLEIV
- a CDS encoding lipoate--protein ligase, with the translated sequence MLFIDNKGVTDPRINLAMEEFVLKHLNVENETYFLFYINEPSIIIGKNQNTIEEINTDYVAEQNLHVVRRLSGGGAVYHDLGNLNFSFITKDDGESFHNFKKFTEPVIQALHQLGVNAELSGRNDILAEGRKISGNAQFSTKGKMFSHGTLLFDSEMENVVKALNVKKDKIESKGIKSVRSRVANISEFLQEKVTILEFRQLLLEHIFGGKDNIQEYELTAEDWATIEQISKERYQNWDWNYGKSPKFNIQHSHRFPVGQIDVRMEVTKGTIKACTIYGDFFGVGDVKDIESTLIGCRYDRQALEEALQDIDVKHYFGNIEKDDFIKLVY